GAATGGTCCCATTCCTGAAAAACAATGAGTTCAATCAGATAACAACGTGGTTGGAAAAGAAATTGAACTGCagaacaatttggttttatgAGCAAAGTCACGTACCCTAGTAATTGAAGAGAGTCTTGGATGACATGCAGTGGAGCATTGTCTCCGATTATTAGGTTTCTCAGCCATGCAACCGCACCGAAGAGGAAACCAAAAAACTGATGGTGCAAATAAGGAAGTAGGTGAATGTCAGAATACAATGAAGTAGTGCAAACTAGAGACCAAACCAAGAAACGAATCTAACAAAGGAAACAGAAAGGAaagcagaagaaaaaaaaactcactgTTGCAATTGCTGGTGGTGACATGAGTTCTTCCAGAAACTGACTACTCACTTCCACTATTCTATGCCAGAGCGATTCGGTCTTCTTTGATACACTGGACTGACCTTGGTCTACAGGCTGAAAATTCACACCCCTTTTATTAACTATAGCTGTATTCGAGGATGTTTGATATAGATATGTGCTATATTATGCATGCTTTGATCAggtataaagaaaataatacatGCATACATTTGGATAGGAATTATACTAATCGTTAATTTGTTACTTGATTAACCGTGTGGATAATCACTTTCATGTAGTTAAATAGAttctcacattttttattaaactgATGCGTAAATGTAAActataattttcattttcaaaacctTCCTTCGTACTAAAACAAGTATAGCAGGTTGTTGGTCTTACAATTTGGTTTTCAGTGTCACAAACATAGGTCGATGTCGGCACCTCAATTGAGTTTTGGCTGTCATTGTCCTTGAGAAGGAGAGTTTCTGCATTAGCATCAAACTCTTTGTTGGGAACCTTAATGATCTCAGCAGCCTCGAGTGCCTTAAATTTCAATGATCTGCTTTTTATAGTCTGAAAAGTGTAGGTCCAGATGAAGATGCCACCAAGCTACAATTAACATAACAAGACGAGATAATAAGATACACAACACAATATGCTACAAGcaaaattttaaatgtaaaatagaGGCCTCACCGCCATAGAGAAAGATGCATAGGAGAGTGCATTATTGCGGCAAACGTCACGTGCACCAAATGGTCCTCCCTTCTCATCACAGATAGCAGGGATGATTACAATAGGAAGGTTGCCCATATTTCCTGATCAAGGAAGCATTCATGAAACAAGAACATTTTAGATGAAGTTCTTctgataaaattattaagacaCGGCTTAGAAGGAGTGGAAAATGAAGTATTGGGGGATGGTGGCATAAATTTTACAGTGTATCAAGACATGCATCCATGTCTAAAGACACAGTCAAATTTTGTCCACCTTCAGCTTCTCTATTCCTTCAAATTTTACTCTTGCTGAACATACTATAATTTTGATGCCATGATACCTGATGAACATGCAGCAATTATAAGACCTTCCACTTTCAGATTAGGCTTCAGTAATTTCACAAGTATCCATCCGATAATTCCTCCAATTAAGAAGGTAAGTCCAACGTTAACGGGCATAAACCACCTGCACGAAAGTTAAGCCGAACACAATCATGAAACATGCACAAAAATTCCATCAGTACTATCGGtgaaaaaaatatgtaacaaAATCAAAGTCTGTGTTATAATTACTAAGCTTATGGCTCTGACTCTGCCCCTAACAGAGGTTAttatattctaacaaaaataaacaatgcAAACATGGTCATATGATCCGTATCCTTTTTAGAAAATGAGTGACGATTTTTAGTACACTGCTTGCTGGCGGAGGCACCAAAAGTGAACGTGGAATAATGtcacttttataaaaataaatacagatGAATAAAGTTAGCAaaatttaacacaaaatttgACTGAAATCATAAAATTGCTTCATCTCTTTATACAAAACTTGGTTCATAAAATTGATTGCAAAATATAGTTCTTGCATGTTTGACAAAAACTGTTTTCGTTCTGACCAGCATTTCTCTAAAACTGACTCAAAAACCATACAAAGTACTTGAGAGTGGAAAACAAATCTATCTGTCCCTACCATGATATCATATCTTCTAGTGAAACACTCTTGGCGAAACTGGCAAATATAAGTGAAGGAGTGAAtataaagaagacaatctgcaaaacaggaaaaacaaaacacaacaaATGTTTGATAAGAACCATGCAGAATCTGTGCTGCATTTGTTGTCTATTAATGCAGGAACATTTAACAGGTGTATATTAGTACGTTAACCATTACACATATGTTTAATATGACGTGCATATATATTATCTTACCTTGTTCAAAGCTTTCCGAATATCTGACGAAAGAAGATGGTCGAAATACCGAGTTGCCATCAAAGCTCCCAATGCACTGATAAGAAGGACTTGAATAATTGGCATAGAAGCCACCTCTAACAGTTCCACAAAACCCATCTTCCTTTGACCTTCTTGTGCTGATCTACTTCTTCTCTTTGCTTAATATTACTCTTGAACTCTTTTCTTAGTTTTATTCACCCCCTATATACATAGCATAGGAAACAGGAAAGAACAGACGAGTCATTAGATCCAGgacaagaaaaggaaaatgatgAAGCGTGACAGCAACCTATGATTAACTAGTGTTTTGAAGTGGGGTCAGTGCCTACAACCAATCTGTGAGTATCATACTCAATATATTTACTGGACTAACTAGTGAGTGTAGTTTTGGAAACTGTAATTGACCGTGGTTTAGGTTCTTCAAATTGTGAAAAGACTATTAGATGATCTAATATCACCAAATCAGTTTTTAAAcgtattcaaaaaaattaactaaaaaaattagtgaATGATTTCAAATCAGCTAGAAGTTCATAAATGTGCATGCCTTACTATATGTGATGTCATTGCCTGGCTCCACTGCACCACTGTCGTATTATGCAGATCACGGAGTGGGTGGTGCAGTGACAAACAGGATCACTGAACTCAATGAAATCTTTTATATGCACTAATAATGTAGTGACAGATTCCTACCACATCTCCAACTTGAATCCTTATTAAACATGCAGAGAAAGTGACTAAAAACTGTACTTTATAACTGGCATGAAGAAACATACTAGTCCCCACGTATTTAACTTTACACCAtcgttaatttatttataacaacATAGTATATAAGACAATTTCCTTGTTTATGGTCAATAACTATTTTGGTAAAATTTTAATCTCTTAAAGTGAATAATGACACGAAAGAAGATAATCCTAGAGTTTCAATTCAATGTAGTTCAACTTTTTGGGAgagtttttttgaaaattttcccACGTTAATGAATTCCCAGAGCCTACCTCCCCGTGTGGATGGCTTTGTTCCGTGTTTGGCCTCCACGTTCCAACTTCAGCCCACCTTGCCGTTTTATCTCTATTATTATCTCCAGAAGTGAATGATTGATGACAACACAGCAAAACCAAGCccaaaatctattttaaaattattttaattgtttagtttatttattaCAGGTGGGATCACATCTTTTCTGTTCAATGGTTCATTTGTTTTTAGCTGGTTCTTTATCATTGTTAGTCAAAAGCAGTAACTTTTCATCCAGTCAATTCAAATTTGGAATGAAGATATCATTACTTGTTTAGAATAATTGAAATTGCATAACTAGAGTACGTCTCTTTTGGTTATGGTAAGTTACCCGAGTCATACAGATATTTTTATGGTTGGTAAGTACATGTACTAATACTTTTAGCAAATGTATCCTATTTTAGCTGCTTTTTTCTTATAAGAGTGATTCTCTTAAATTTGTTAGTGAGTAAACTTTAATTGGAAAGATGACTCAATGATATGAGGTAAATAGTTTTAATCAGGAGACCTTTGAACTCTTTTTATAGGTGACTAActaatcataatatttttttgaaaatttggagtATTAGTTAaatacttcttttaattttattcattgtttgctgataaaaaaaataataccaaTAACTATAAACTTGTTTGATTTCTTCCTTTCAAATTTATCTCTATCTTTGAAAATGcattatatgaataataatctatttaaaatattttataacctAACATAGATCATTGTCTAAGATATGACTGTACATATATCATAAATATACATCTTCATAAATAAAAGATggagaaagaaataaaaaaaataaagaatataatcaaattaaaaaaagtcaaataaaacaattatttgaaacaaaagaaaaaaaattaaagttgatAACCCTCCTCCCAAAAAAGGAAATGATTATGAATTGTACCAAAGTTGACTCTATAGATAAATTATTAGGTTTCAGATTATTATAGATTTAATAGATCTCCTTATGACATAAGATTGAATGTTAATTGTAGTTTTTATATGCTTAAAAAACATAAACGTATGTAAGCTTACAGTTATGTCATTATTGATGGGGTCTGAAAAGAAAATATGTGGTAAAAAATACATCTAAAACCTACAAATTCCATGATTTAGAAACAACCGACTAAACTTTGTTTCAGCAAAACATGTTTTCTTAGAAACCACGTGTCTGCAAAGTTGTAGTTGCAAAGTTGTGTTATAACTCTATCATCAGAGGTTTCGTAAGTACTTACACTTTTGCTCACATCTTTCCGAAAAAACAAGGGAGCACACTACACCTTAGCTGGAATGACAGTACAGGGAAAAAGATGAAGCATGGAATAATTCCACTCACATCTTTAAcgataatatttattatttgacAATTCTAAATATAGTGtacatttttttaagtttggGAGCCatataaataagttaaaatctttgctgataaaaaaaaataatatataaattggtTGAAAAACCCAAAtgtttcatttaattttatttcttataattgataaaaaaagaaCTTACACATTTACTCTTTGTTATCGTATTTTCAACCAACTTTCCTTATCTATCAGTGGCctctaaatataattttgttttaaatgttattttgataaagataaaaattaatgattattgttgtaaactatgaaaattatatataaatttatgggTCAAATGAAAAGAATATATTTCAATTCAAACTTCCTGTCAAGTTATATATGTGATCACTTTATCTCACATGAAATCTAATCCAATAATTATAATGACATTCATAAGTCAATCTCTAATTACTAAAAACCACCAATcaaatatgattattttttttatctcttttttattttaaaaatatttaccacaattatttcttttattactgATTGATTATACACCCTGTCTTTggggtatatatatatatagatggagagaaaacacataaaaaattatattaatataagtaGTTTACTTTCTCTCTtatgttttttcattttcattggGCAAACAAAACCCTTCATTTCATTATCAAAACAAAGTAATAAAAAACCCTCATttcatttcagaaaaaaaatactaatgaTGTTTAGTAGATGAGACGATAAATGAGAATAAATTAGTGTGTTTGaaacaggaaaaaaaaaagttataaaataattcttaaaataGGGAGTCTCAATATATTACTTCTGTTCATTTATTTCTATTGAAGAACTTAAAAC
The sequence above is a segment of the Phaseolus vulgaris cultivar G19833 chromosome 2, P. vulgaris v2.0, whole genome shotgun sequence genome. Coding sequences within it:
- the LOC137811044 gene encoding protein PIN-LIKES 7-like yields the protein MGFVELLEVASMPIIQVLLISALGALMATRYFDHLLSSDIRKALNKIVFFIFTPSLIFASFAKSVSLEDMISWWFMPVNVGLTFLIGGIIGWILVKLLKPNLKVEGLIIAACSSGNMGNLPIVIIPAICDEKGGPFGARDVCRNNALSYASFSMALGGIFIWTYTFQTIKSRSLKFKALEAAEIIKVPNKEFDANAETLLLKDNDSQNSIEVPTSTYVCDTENQIPVDQGQSSVSKKTESLWHRIVEVSSQFLEELMSPPAIATFFGFLFGAVAWLRNLIIGDNAPLHVIQDSLQLLGNGTIPCITLLLGGNLTQGLKSSTIKPLTLISIIIGRLFLLPVIGLFIVKAAANFGLLPVDPLFQYVLVMQYAMPPAMNISTMAQLFDVGNEECSVILLWTYSAAAIALTAWSTFLLWLLS